The window TTAAAAtctcataccccatcacacacgggtatttactaaTTATCTGGTATCTTTCGTACCTCGctgggaggccctaacggagtccaaattaaacaaacgaacttgttctgtgacccttgtcacaaactggtctcaactaaacaaccaaataattataaacaaataattattataataacatacaaacacgcccaaggtcaaaagggtcatttcaactaggcccaaaacgcgggtgttacactcttaatataataaaataataaatgtgAACCAAAAGATTTATGGTTTAATGGTATCAAGTAAACTCACTAATTTTAAAATTGTGGAAATGATAACTTTCCACCCGCTCCTTGGAACCGTGGTCCATCTAATCCATTAAAATGGGAAGGAAGAAGTTACGCAGATTCACTTGCAGGTATTAATCAAGAATCCAAGGAGTTCCAGATTCCAGTGACTAATCGTATCGAGATAAAGGTCGGAGGTAAATGTCTTGAATTTAATCTTCCTGAATCAGTAAGCAATCACAATCTCGTGTTTAGCTTTAACAACGAGCGGTTAACTTGGTCTTTGGTCGAAGTGAATAAGAAACGGGTTGCTGACGGAGATGGTTTGGAAAAAACTCATGGCATCTCCAGTAATTTATTGTTCCAATCGGAACCTGCCAAAGACACTAACTTGGGGGACAATGAATCGTTAAGTGTGGGTGCGAATAATGGAACCTGTGATGAAGGTAACAAGGAAAAAGCTTCTGATGGATCGGTAAATTTTGTCCCAGCAGATGATGCAGATGACGTTGAAGATGGTGAGATTATTCCGACCGAAAGTAATGAGACCTTGGTTCCGTCTGGTGATTCTCCGGGAGCGGTCTCCACACTGGTAATTAATTACGACGGTCTGATGACGGGAGAAGCTCAAAAGCCGATAGGTTCTGATGCAAATTCCAATGTCGGTTGCGCAGGTATCGAAGGAAAAGACGGCACACGTGATGATTACTGTGTACCTTTGAGAGTTCCAATGATTATTCAAAACTAGGTTGGGTTTGAGCAGGCTTCCTCACTAAATCAAAGCACATTTATTGGGCCAGCCCATTCTAGTGATATTTTATCTGGTGGGGAGCATTTTGAGACAAGTTACAGGTCGGATTGTGAGATGAGTAATTGCTCCTCAAATGGCCTGGGTCCGGTTTCAGATGAATCTGATGTGGGTGTTCCTAGCTTTAACAAAAGGGATAGTGTTGATTTGCAAGATGTGGTCTCTAGTTCAACATCTACCGTAGTAGCTCGTTTTCTTTTTAAAGAGAGAAAAGTCCATCCATTAATTAAAATTCATTTCATTAAACATGTTTATGATAGATATTTTATCGATAATGTGATGAAAGATTCGGAAGAGGACGATGATGAAGTTGATTGTTGCTCATGTTGCTCTGCATGCGCGTCCTCGGGCTCGGAAACATACATTCAATAACTAGTCATGGTGTTCATTTCGGGGTCGTGTATGTTTGTGGTTCTCATGTATGAGTTTCGTGTATGGTATTTTGCGTGGATCTTTGGTAGTTGGGCTAGGGTTGAGCGAGTTTCCTTTAGTGTTCTCGTGCTAGTGCGTTCaagtttttgtttgtttgtttgttccaTCAAGAGAAAGGAGGCAGACTGGTAATAAGGCCGACCGCATAGGGGGAGGGAACCGAAAAGCTTGTGCGTAGTCTCGTGTCTTGTCTAGTTTATTGCTAGATTGTTtcgtgtattttatatatatatatatatatatatatatatatatatatatatatatatatatatatatatataaaactacttgcctttaaaaaaaagatGTACATTTTCGCCGTTTcctatttaaaataaataataaaataataaatattcgTAATAAAATATACGTGAACATGCCTTTCAAGCGGAGAGATTAAGATATAGCCGGCACATTGTCAACGTTGATTACAAGGCTTTGATTCTTTTGTATTTGTCCCATCCTCCCATATGCAAGCTACAATACCTATGCATAAtgcataaaaatattttatttttatctttgaaTACTTTTAGAATTCACATTCTAGTTATAACATCGTATAACAACATCAATAATCTAATATGctcaatataattataattattccaTCTAATCATGCAATTATAATTACCCACTAGTAATTTCATTTACAAAAGAATGATATTTTTTACTTATTTAATCAAAAAATTTCTAAAAACGGTTTGCCATCCAAAGCCCTCTATCCCACCTCTACCCCACTACAAAAGCCTACTAGTCATTATTCACTATATAATATCAAAACACAAACTACTAAGCAACCATTTGTTGCAATATCCTCATTTGAATCACATGATTCATTAGCCTAGAAGATAAACACAATTCAAGAATTATTGAACCTCTCAAATGGATCAAGAACAAGAACAAATACAATTTCTTGGCTTCTTTGGCATCTTTAAAGAAACCTTCAAAATCATCTCAACTTACAAACAAATCTTCACACAAATCATCCTTTCCATCATCCTCCCTCTTTCCTGCATATTCTTAGCTCATATCCAAGTCTCCGAATACCTTTTCGGAAGAATCATACACAACGAATATGTTCTTGATCAAACACCTAAAAATACAAATATGTATAACAAACTCTCCGATATAATCTCATCCGAATGGATATATTTTTGGGCGTTTAAAGTTGTATACTTTATATTCTTCCTCGTCCTTTCACTCATTTCAACCTCTGCAATAGTCTATTGCATTGcatgcatttacacatcaaaaGACTTAAATTTCAAGAAAATCATGAGTGTTGTCCCAAACGTTTGGAAGCGATTAATGATCACATTTGTTTGGAACTTTATCATTGTTTTCGCGTTTAATCTACTAGCATTGTTGGTTGTGATAATTTGGGCTGCACTAGTTGGTTTTACGACGTTTGGGATTTTAATTCTTACCATATTAGGCATCATTTATTTGGCGATTTTCGTATATATAAGTGTCATATGGCATTTAGCAAGTGTGGTTTCAGTTTTGGAAGATGATTATGGAATTCAAGCAATGCTAAAGAGCAGAGAATTGATTAAAGGAAAAAGGCGTGTTTGTATCGTTATTTATTGTGTTCTTAACTTATGTTTTGTTTACATTCAAATGGGATTTGAGTGGCATGTGGTTCATGGACAAAGTTCTGTTGTGGTTAGAATTATTAACGGCGTTATCTTTGTCGTGTTGCTTTCTGTACTGATTGTTATTAGCTTAACTGCACAAACGATCGTTTATTTCGTCTGCAAATCGTTCCATCATGAAAACATTGATAAGCCATTGTTGGCTGATCATCTTGAGGTGTATCTTGGGGATTACTTACCGTTAAAGTCGAAGGATGTACAGCTCGAAAATTTTGACAATTTAGAATTAATATTGTAATTTATGttccttatttttagtttgtaacatTATGTGTAACTATACTTGATATAAATGCTGCAGTAATATACAGAATTGGGAAATTTGGGATTGGAAATTGGAGATTTTACTTGTTTTCCTTCAGATTTTTAAAGAATTTGTAACGAAACCAATTGAATATTGCAGCCACCATTGATAGAAAATTTGAATGATAATTATAGGAAAAAGAACTTCTGTTTTCTCACTtgttctttttcttattttttcttttttttattaaaaaacgaGAAGTTAGAAGTGAAATGAAGAGACCACGAGAATACAATCGAACGACATGTACAAAAGCACAAGTAAATAACTACGAACCAACGAACAAATAACCCCAAAAACCTACATTATCAACTAAACAATTGAAAACGTACTACTAAACCACATCAACATAGTTAAAATAGAACTTATACTATATgtttaattttaaatttatcaGATACATGAAAGAGTCTTTTCTGCGTAAATGGGTCTAGTGGGTCAGTAAGGGTCGCTAAGGGTGGTTTAGTTATCTCTTAATTGAATCAATTaacactaaatattatatcattctgttataattcagtaggcttataactacctttagtggtttgattcttgatgttataattcagtaggcttataactacctttagtggtttgattcttgatgttataattcagtaggcttataactacctttagtgatttgattcttgatttagaatactaataatgaagtgtaagaacaaagatgataatggagagaaagaaagaaacactttgtaagtgtgagaaatggtgcaagtttaatgcttgcattcatgagtatttatagcctaaaatctcaatataaaaatacatactttgtgtaccaaaattgactatatgtatacaccaaaattgactatccatatctatattattattattattataacactcccccttggatagcaattttattttgttgaagatcaactataaattactgcctcgttaaaaaccttgctaaagaaaacccagtgggaaaaaactttagctaagggaaaaagagtgcagcatggagttgactccccctcaagtagacatcgcttcagctgttacatcttttgaacatgtctcatgccaatgttatgaacgtgtgttctgaaaatagcagttggaagtgctttcgtgaaaagatcagcagagtttttgctagattgcacatatctcatttcaatctggttgtccttaatgagattttgagtgtatgagaagaatctaggtggtatgtgttttgttcggtcacttttgatatacccttctttcatctgtgctatgcaagctgcattatcttcatagatagttgttggacttttatcgcgttctagtccacaagaatcagtaatgagttgtgtcattgatctcaaccaaaaacattctcgagtagcttcatgtaatgcaatcacttcggcatgatttgacgatgtagcaacaagtgtttgtttttgagaacgccatgatattgcagtacctccatttaggaatacatatccagtttgagatttagctttatgtggatcagataaataacctgcatctgcataaccaaccaaatcttgttttgattcgttagaataaaataatcctaaatcagtagttcctcgaaggtatcgaaatatgtgtttgatcccattccagtgtctttt of the Rutidosis leptorrhynchoides isolate AG116_Rl617_1_P2 chromosome 5, CSIRO_AGI_Rlap_v1, whole genome shotgun sequence genome contains:
- the LOC139848831 gene encoding uncharacterized protein, which translates into the protein MSVVPNVWKRLMITFVWNFIIVFAFNLLALLVVIIWAALVGFTTFGILILTILGIIYLAIFVYISVIWHLASVVSVLEDDYGIQAMLKSRELIKGKRRVCIVIYCVLNLCFVYIQMGFEWHVVHGQSSVVVRIINGVIFVVLLSVLIVISLTAQTIVYFVCKSFHHENIDKPLLADHLEVYLGDYLPLKSKDNWEIWDWKLEILLVFLQIFKEFVTKPIEYCSHH